One region of Drosophila subobscura isolate 14011-0131.10 chromosome J, UCBerk_Dsub_1.0, whole genome shotgun sequence genomic DNA includes:
- the LOC117895640 gene encoding arginine-glutamic acid dipeptide repeats protein isoform X4, whose translation MAASTQGEIRVGPGHQVNDVYAKLPDYNPISSFPIDKETDERELEESRWSPGVVADGDLLMFLRAARSMAAFQGMCDGGLEDGCLAASRDDTTINALDVLHDSGYDPGKALQALVKCPVSKGIDKKWTEDETKKFIKGLRQFGKNFFRIHKDLLPHKDTPELVEFYYLWKKTPGANNNRPHRRRRQSALRRNRVTRANNNTPPKKEDTPEPQTATTAATATGSASETASRSSPAVSKEENSSLTEDDASECDSDSSLTNKRDESPSRMRTRNKQQNNNTNNNNNNTNSSSSSSNNTNSSSSSSTASNSGSGGGGGSGSGGGIGASSVGGSSALGGVGAGAAAGAAATNSSTKDQSNTNNAVANGKRPKRGSETPDAAAGGGASSVDSPKTPTKAVAESSATKRKGGKQDTPNKKKRTEQEQAHDQQAASAGTGAAAAEENSSSSLKEKRKQQQQQQQQQRADSPVESMNSDSRPDSALDDGESNTTDTTTAEQQSNKDSKELLLSCKEERELTANDGGLEPKAEEKSIKAELASEDGSKEAISIKNMDEETNIQAPNSVDGLLLKESAVSTIQQDGGVPPVNPVAAPLTMKVPTIATVEALNASVERKEAIEKMETCDSDPELLKKLATIKQEVTPQQQQQQQTPQQLNPISIQPPPVCAPTETTVYIKKEPMDDSMDATCNQNSNEPQDLKVKIEIKNEDSLKHNAGGMPPTLPGAPTAQMHSHSMAGGDSGQPPLGEPLHLSHLPHGQQPLQPPPASYLIDGQLKYGPPGGQQQQQQQQQQQQPPQPPQLHSDPAGAGGNAPGGPNTPQKYAPEMEMKFTPQDLKYPPPPPLDALKYSQEMQAVAAAAAAAAAAAAGKYDMKYMIEQPGKYPVELSAAHQPPSKQGYQDSLKIPDVKSGFGHLPHNMASQLDVAHKYGPPPTSQEQQQQQQSQQPAHQVPPGATPPPGIAMPKPHYQHDVQTPPLGRPFEPGMMHKYGDPLVGKYGPPQPQDLKYPMPPVVSAAGPPVDVKPYGENLIKSSPYGPPPESPIDASSRSTPGQDSQGSNSNSQPSSMAPQPQQFQSPHPSPHMPSPAGGGLPPGMHPQNLIHGLPPGAGAGGPQPPPPPTSLHQQQSSSGPPGMHPGLHPGQHSQMSVASSMPPSSIGIPPTLSTMAPSHMHPHMHPHHLQQVLHRPHDMPPSMHPHAPMPMSLQGHPQHGHGLPPQQQQQQQQQQQPGGPAGTVRTPSPAQHPPRSMHDPQSREQPPTSQPSTTMAGSGGHGNPHQSPHTHRTSPLPGLAGNGHPPPGLLGHPMPIHPHLAHLPPGHPAHAALAHPGHHLLSHSIAGLGPGGGPIALLAGPGGLGLPESALSRRTPPSHMPHSHVSSAPNTPHSVASMTSSSMALTTSTVPSSAFSRASPSVQISSGGAGSAGPGGSGSSNTPGGGNNSSAAAAAAAAAHRAASPASSVSSLSRQSPLHPVPQSPLSHHPSSSALSAAAAAVAERDRHALLRQQSPHMTPPPVSNASGLMASPLSKMYAPQPGQRGLGTSPPPHLRPGASPPVIRHPQMPLPLPLIAPGGGIPQIGVHPGQSPYPHPLLHPSVFYSPHHHPFNSPYGYAPYGPGFPAYMKPPPPSGPLDPAAVMAAHHAGLQGPPQQQQQQRQDEQNAAAAAAARDAAEKQHHQAAAAAAAKQQQQQQQQQQQQQQQQQQMKGPQQQQQQGGQPPNKPPTPKTPQGPGGPGVPVGMGGPGTPTGLPPGAYPGSHMPGYPPGPPHGSPFAPQDGQPHGMKPTSHMDALRAHAHSANSSGMGGGHHPTEPLPIDIEPDPEPEIPSPTHNIQRGPSPEAKPDDTECHRSQSAIFVRHIDRGDYNSCTRTDLIFKPVADSKLARKREERDRKLAEKERERRQQQQQQQQQQQQQQAAAAQQAAQQAKMKAELKPPYADTPALRQLSEYARPHVAFSPVEQMVPYHHPMGPMYRERELEEIKNAQAAAASQSRIDPHWMEYYRRGIHPSQFPLYANPAISQMERERLGIPPPHHVGLDPGEHMIRLTREYHAHSHTHLHLPLHPQPQPPEAGFQLPPNVGQYPRPNMLIPREPHSDVLLRMSYADQLQYLQAAEFQRQSLHDQYFRQRPR comes from the exons ATGGCGGCCTCCACTCAAGGAGAAATTCGAGTGGGTCCCGGCCACCAGGTAAACGATgtctat GCAAAACTGCCCGATTATAATCCAATCTCAAGCTTCCCCATCGACAAGGAAACCGATGAACGTGAACTAGAGGAATCAAGATGGAGTCCAGGCGTTGTGGCCGATGGCGATTTGTTAATGTTCTTGCGTGCTGCCCGCTCGATGGCCGCATTTCAAGGAATGTGTGATGGCGGACTAGAAGACGGTTGTTTGGCTGCCAGTCGCGACGACACAACAATTAACGCACTCGACGTG CTACACGATTCTGGCTACGATCCAGGCAAAGCTCTACAAGCACTAGTTAAGTGCCCCGTTTCGAAGGGCATCGACAAGAAGTGGACCGAGGACGAAACGAAAAAGTTCATCAAGGGTCTGCGACAATTTGGCAAGAATTTCTTTCGCATCCACAAGGATCTGCTGCCGCACAAGGACACACCCGAACTGGTCGAGTTCTATTATCTGTGGAAGAAGACGCCCGGCGCCAACAACAATCGCCCGCATCGGCGACGCAGACAGAGCGCCTTGCGACGCAATCGTGTCACGCgagcaaataataatacacCTCCCAAGAAGGAGGACACACCGGAACCACAAACTGCGACgacggcggcgacggcgacggggTCGGCGTCAGAGACGGCGAGTCGATCATCGCCCGCTGTCTCCAAGGAGGAGAACAGCTCTCTCACCGAGGACGACGCCAGCGAGTGTGACAGTGATTCGAGTCTGACCAACAAAAGGGATGAATCACCCTCTAGGATGAGGACGCGCAATaaacaacagaacaacaacaccaacaacaacaacaacaacaccaacagcagcagcagcagcagcaacaacaccaacagcagcagcagcagcagcacggccagcaatagcggcagcggcggcggcggtggcagtggcagtggcggtggcattgGTGCATCATCCGTCGGCGGCAGCTCTGCGTTAGGCGGCGTCGGTGCAGGCGCCGCTGCAGGTGCCGCGGCCACCAACAGCTCCACAAAGGATCAGTCGAACACCAACAACGCTGTGGCGAATGGCAAGCGGCCGAAGCGAGGCTCCGAGACGCCCGATGCAGCGGCCGGCGGTGGAGCCTCCTCGGTGGACAGTCCCAAGACACCCACCAAGGCGGTGGCCGAGAGTTCGGCCACCAAGCGCAAGGGCGGCAAGCAGGACACGCCCAACAAGAAGAAGCGCACCGAACAGGAGCAGGCGCACGATCAGCAGGCGGCCAGCGCTGGCACGGgcgcggcagcagcggaggagaacagcagcagcagcctcaaggAGAAgcgaaagcagcaacagcagcagcagcagcagcagcgggccgACAGCCCGGTGGAGAGCATGAACTCGGACAGCAGGCCGGACTCTGCGCTGGACGATGGCGAATCGAATACGACGGACACGACCACCGCCGAACAGCAGTCCAACAAGGAcagcaaggagctgctgctcagctgcaAGGAGGAGCGTGAGCTGACCGCCAACGATGGTGGACTGGAGCCCAAAGCGGAGGAGAAATCCATCAAGGCGGAGCTCGCCTCGGAGGATGGCAGCAAGGAGGCGATTTCCATCAAGAACATGGACGAGGAGACGAACATCCAGGCGCCCAACAGCGTCGATGggctgctgctcaaggagtCTGCTGTCAGCACAATCCAGCAGGATGGCGGTGTGCCGCCGGTTAATCCTGTGGCCGCGCCCCTGACCATGAAGGTGCCCACCATTGCCACCGTGGAGGCGCTGAACGCGTCCGTGGAGCGCAAGGAGGCCATCGAGAAGATGGAAACCTGCGACAGCGATCCCGAGCTGCTCAAGAAGCTGGCCACCATCAAGCAGGAGGtgacgccacagcagcagcaacagcagcagacgccgcAGCAGCTGAATCCGATATCCATACAGCCGCCACCTGTGTGTGCGCCCACGGAGACGACGGTGTACATTAAGAAGGAGCCGATGGACGATTCGATGGATGCCACGTGCAATCAGAACAGCAACGAGCCGCAGGATCTCAAGGTGAAGATTGAGATCAAGAACGAGGACTCGCTGAAGCACAATGCGGGTGGCATGCCGCCCACGTTGCCTGGTGCGCCCACTGCCCAAATGCATTCCCATTCGATGGCCGGCGGCGACAGTGGGCAGCCGCCACTCGGCGAGCCGCTGCATTTGTCGCATCTGCCGCATggccagcagccgctgcagccacCACCCGCCAGCTATCTGATCGATGGACAGCTGAAGTACGGCCCCCCAGgcggacaacagcagcagcagcagcaacaacagcagcagcagccaccacagccgccgcagctgcaCAGCGATCCGGCTGGCGCGGGTGGCAATGCTCCCGGCGGACCCAACACGCCGCAAAAGTATGCGCCCGAAATGGAGATGAAATTCACGCCGCAGGATCTCAAGTatccgccgccaccgccgctggaCGCACTCAAGTACAGCCAGGAGATGCAAGCGGTGgccgcggcggcagcagcagccgccgccgctgcggctggCAAGTACGACATGAAGTACATGATCGAGCAGCCGGGCAAGTATCCGGTGGAGCTGTCCGCTGCCCATCAGCCGCCATCGAAGCAGGGCTATCAGGACTCGCTGAAGATACCCGACGTCAAGTCGGGCTTTGGCCATCTACCGCACAACATGGCCTCGCAGCTGGATGTGGCACACAAGTACGGACCCCCGCCCACGtcccaggagcagcagcagcagcaacagtcgcagCAGCCGGCGCACCAGGTGCCTCCAGGTGCGACGCCTCCGCCGGGCATTGCCATGCCGAAGCCGCACTATCAGCACGATGTGCAGACGCCGCCACTGGGACGGCCCTTCGAGCCGGGCATGATGCACAAATACGGAGATCCGTTGGTGGGCAAATACGGTCCACCCCAGCCGCAGGATCTGAAGTATCCAATGCCACCCGTGGTCTCCGCTGCCGGTCCCCCCGTGGACGTGAAGCCCTACGGCGAGAATCTGATAAAGTCCTCGCCGTACGGCCCGCCGCCGGAGAGCCCCATCGATGCCTCGTCCCGCTCGACGCCGGGCCAGGACAGTcagggcagcaacagcaattcgCAGCCCTCGTCGATGGccccgcagccgcagcagttcCAGTCGCCGCATCCCTCGCCTCACATGCCTTCACCCGCAGGCGGCGGCCTGCCGCCCGGTATGCATCCCCAAAATCTCATCCACGGCCTGCCGCCGGGTGCGGGCGCTGGCGgaccacagccaccgccaccgcccacatccctgcaccagcagcagtcgtcgaGTGGTCCGCCGGGCATGCATCCGGGCCTGCATCCGGGTCAGCACTCACAGATGTCGGTGGCCTCCTCGATGCCACCCAGCTCGATCGGCATACCGCCGACGCTGTCAACGATGGCGCCCTCCCACATGCATCCCCACATGCATCCGCATCATCTGCAGCAGGTGCTGCATCGGCCGCACGACATGCCACCCAGCATGCACCCGCACGcgcccatgcccatgtcccTGCAGGGACATCCGCAGCACGGCCACGGACTGCcgccccaacagcagcagcagcaacagcagcagcagcagcccggtGGTCCGGCGGGCACTGTGCGCACTCCCTCGCCAGCCCAGCATCCGCCTCGCAGCATGCACGATCCGCAGTCGCGGGAACAGCCGCCCACATCGCAGCCATCGACCACGATGGCTGGCTCTGGAGGTCACGGCAATCCGCACCAATCCCCGCACACGCATCGCACCTCGCCGCTGCCCGGACTGGCGGGGAATGGACATCCGCCGCCGGGTCTGCTTGGCCATCCGATGCCCATACATCCGCACCTGGCGCACCTGCCGCCGGGTCATCCGGCGCACGCGGCACTCGCCCATCCCGGACACCATCTGCTGTCGCATTCGATAGCGGGACTGGGGCCTGGAGGTGGACCCATCGCACTGCTCGCGGGTCCCGGTGGACTGGGCCTGCCCGAGTCCGCGCTCAGTCGTCGCACCCCGCCCAGCCATATGCCCCACTCGCACGTCTCGTCGGCACCGAATACGCCCCATTCGGTGGCCTCGATGACCTCCAGCAGCATGGCCCTCACCACCAGCACGGTGCCATCGTCGGCCTTCAGTCGTGCCAGTCCCAGCGTACAGATCTCGAGTGGAGGAGCCGGATCGGCCGGACCTGGcggtagcggcagcagcaacacgcctggcggcggcaacaactcctcggcagcggcagcagccgcagcggctgcCCATCGAGCCGCCTCCCCAGCCAGCAGTGTGAGCAGCCTGAGTCGCCAGAGTCCACTGCATCCGGTGCCACAATCGCCGCTCAGCCATCATCCCTCATCGTCCGCTCtgtcggcggcagcggcggccgtGGCCGAGCGGGATCGCCATGCGCTGCTGCGTCAGCAGTCGCCGCACATGACGCCGCCACCCGTGTCCAATGCCTCGGGCCTGATGGCCAGTCCGCTGAGCAAGATGTATGCCCCGCAGCCGGGCCAAAGGGGACTGGGAACATCACCGCCGCCGCATCTGCGACCGGGCGCCTCGCCGCCGGTCATCAGGCATCCACagatgccgctgccattgccgctgATTGCGCCGGGCGGCGGCATTCCACAGATCGGAGTGCATCCCGGGCAGTCGCCGTATCCGCATCCGCTGCTGCATCCGTCGGTGTTCTATTCGCCGCATCATCATCCCTTCAACTCGCCCTACGGCTACGCGCCGTACGGGCCTGGTTTCCCGGCCTACATGAAGCCGCCACCACCGTCGGGACCGCTGGATCCTGCCGCTGTGATGGCCGCCCATCATGCCGGCCTCCAGGgtccgccgcagcagcagcagcagcagcggcaggatgAGCAGaatgcagcagccgctgctgcggccagAGATGCAGCCGAGAAGCAGCATCACCAAGCGgcggccgcagcggcagccaaacagcagcagcagcagcaacaacagcagcaacaacagcagcagcagcaacagcagatgaagggcccgcagcagcagcagcagcagggcggtCAACCGCCCAACAAGCCGCCGACGCCAAAGACACCCCAGGGTCCGGGTGGACCGGGTGTGCCAGTCGGCATGGGTGGCCCTGGAACGCCAACGGGCCTGCCGCCAGGTGCCTATCCGGGCTCCCATATGCCCGGCTATCCGCCTGGTCCGCCGCACGGTTCCCCCTTTGCCCCGCAAGATGGTCAGCCGCACGGCATGAAGCCCACTTCCCACATGGACGCGCTGCGAGCGCACGCACACTCGGCCAATTCGTCGGGCATGGGCGGTGGCCATCATCCAACGGAGCCAT TGCCCATTGACATTGAGCCGGATCCGGAGCCAGAGATACCCAGTCCCACGCACAATATACAACGTGGACCCAGTCCCGAGGCCAAGCCGGACGATACCGAATGCCATCGCTCGCAGTCTGCCAT ATTTGTGCGTCACATTGATCGCGGTGATTACAATTCCTGCACGAGAACGGATTTGATATTCAAGCCAGTGGCCGACTCGAAGCTAGCACGCAAGCGTGAGGAACGCGACCGCAAGCTGGCCGAGAAGGAGCGCGAAAGGCGGCAG cagcagcaacaacagcaacagcagcagcaacaacagcaggcagcagccgcccaaCAGGCGGCACAGCAGGCCAAAATGAAGGCGGAACTGAAGCCCCCGTATGCGGATACGCCAGCACTGCGACAGCTATCCGAATATGCACGCCCACATGTCGCCTTCAG TCCTGTTGAACAGATGGTGCCATATCATCATCCAATGGGCCCCATGTACAGAGAGAG GGAACTGGAGGAGATCAAGAACGCACAAGCCGCTGCGGCGAGTCAATCCCGCATCGATCCGCACTGGATGGAGTACTACAGACG cGGCATACATCCCTCACAGTTCCCACTCTATGCGAATCCAGCGATATCGCAAATGGAGAGGGAACGTTTGGGTATACCGCCACCGCATCACGTAGGCCTTGATCCGGGCGAGCACATG ATACGATTGACGAGAGAATATCATGCACACTCTCATACTCATTTACATTTGCCTTTGCATCCACAGCCGCAACCACCGGAGGCCGGTTTCCAACTGCCAC cgaatGTTGGACAATATCCACGCCCAAATATGCTTATACCTAGGGAGCCGCATTCGGATGTGCTGCTGAGGATGTCGTATGCCGATCAATTACAG TATTTGCAGGCCGCCGAATTCCAGCGACAATCGCTGCACGATCAATACTTTAG ACAACGGCCCAGATAA